The DNA segment GTGCCCAGGTAGAAGGGCTGAGGCACTAACCTGGCTGCCACAGGCAGAGGCAAGGCGGGGACGTCGAGTGTAGGTGTGTGGCACCATCGTCATCTCTACAAGTTGCATGTGTGATTCGAGTGCCGCCCTGTATGTTTCTGGGTCAGTCTGTGGATGAGTCTGAGGGTCCTCAATCTCCCCGGACCCCCCAACCCCGCAAGGCTCCTCACTCCCTGGGTGGGTGTTGTAGGCAGACCCTTAGAGGGAGGGGGCGGTGCTGTCCAGGTACCGGGGCCCTCCTCTCGCGGTTAGCCAGCTTGGCACTAGCTCTCAGGCCCTCAGACTGGGTGTCCAGGGCCTGGGCCCGCCCATCCTCACAGCTCTGCCATCGTGTGTTCCCTCCCGTCGTCCACGACGGCGGGAGCCGAGGCGGGAAGGGACGGCACTGGGAGGCCTGAGGCGTAACGTAAACGCTCGTCTGAGCCTGGCCAATGCCTTTGGTGGGGCCGCAGGTGCCCCGTCTCCGGACCCAGTGGCCCGGGCAGGGGCGGGAGGGGCCGGGGGCAGCGTCTCTGAGCGGAGCTAGGCTTCCGGGGTGGGGCGTGGTCTCCGGGCCGAGGTCCGGCCAGGGGCGGGGCCTTGGGGCCAGGGGCGGGGCTCCACGGCCCTCCCCGAGGCGCGGCCGTTCCCTGCGCGCCCCGATTGGGCCGCGCGTGCcggctccgccccgcccccctaAAATCCCCGCCTCCCGGCGCAGCGTCTCCGACTGCGCCGGCGGAGACCGGGAGCCAGAGAGACCGCGGGGCCGGTGGGCCGGGTCTGGCTCCGTCTCCAGAGCGAGCAGCGAGCGCACAGTGCACAGCGGGGCCGGCCGCCTGCGGAGCCCCGGAGGCCCGCGGGCTGCCGCGATGTTCCCCAAAGAGACGACGTGGAACATCTCGTTCGCGGGTTGCGGCTTCCTCGGCGTCTACCACGTCGGCGTGGCCTCCTGCCTCCGCGAGCACGCGCCCTTCCTAGTGGCCAACGCCAAGCACATCTACGGCGCCTCGGCTGGGGCGCTCGTGGCCACGGCCCTGGTTACCGGGGTCTGCCTGGGTGAGCCGGGACGACGGGGGCGTGGGGCGGGCAGAGGCCGCGCGGATGCTTCTTGGGAGCGTGGACCGCCCCCCATCCGTCCGTACAGGACAACGGGCCGGGCCGCGGGGGCTGCGGGAAGTGTCTCTGCCCGGGCCGAGGATCCAATCCCCGGAGCCGGCCAGGGGCGGGGCCTGACTTGTTTTGCTCCGAGGGTGCCCCGGGATTGGGGTAGGGCCGGCCCTCTCTCGGCCGAGACTGCCGCCTAGGGTCCACCTCTCTAGTGCAAAGGTTGAGGGGCGGGCAGGTTCAGCACAAACGATTTCATTGGAAAAGAAAGTAGCTCCTGGGCGGGACCATGAGAGTCCGGGAGGGGCCCAGGTCGTCCTCCTGCGCCGGGCATCGCGCCGGGCATCAGACCGGGTGCCAGCGGTCACTGTGTCCAAAGGCCACGCCATTCCAGGATGCCGAGGCCCCACAGTCGGGTGTGGGGTTGGCCTCTGAAGAGGCGTCTGGGCACTGTGGCCTGGTGCCTCGCGAGGGCCCCTAGAGGAAGAACCAGCAGGTCAGGCCTGGGCACGGCAGGTGCAAGCGCTCACACTCTCTCCCTCCTTGCCCACGGCCACTCTGGGCCTGGGTCTGCAGCCGTGGCCCGGCATTTTTGCCTGCTCCGTGGGGTGAGAGGTGCTTTAGGACGTTGCAACCCTGGGGTCGGCTTCCTCCACCCACACACTTCCGGCAAGCTGCTGACGGTGGTGTTTACAGCACACGGAGTATTTCAGGAGCCCTGGGAATGCTGCCCGGCCCCCAGCCTGCTAGGGCAGCCAAAGTGACAGAGGGGTCATTAGCTTCTGGAATGCCTCGCCCAGCCGGAGCCCGTCCAGggttctcccctgccccctgccgtGACCgctgccctgggtgggggggaAGGAGCATAGCTCACCATCCGTGGTACCTGGGAATTCGCCACTGTGGGCCTGCCCCTTCCTCTCATGGAGGCCCTCAGGCAAGTGTTTGTCTAACCCCATGCTGGCCTCAGCACACCCTAGGTCCTTGGCACCCAGTTGAGGACATTGCTCCCATGGCTCTGCCCCTTCCCACTCCCAAGGAACCTCTTTCTCTCCAGTGGGAGGGGTCTTggggcagctggagctcccacAGCCGGGCAGGTGTTGGTCCCACGCTGCCCCACTCCTGAGCCAACTGAGAGTCCTGGAGGAGGGCGCTGTCCTCAGCTCCTCCTCAAGGCCCACCGGCTCCCCCTTGGGCTTCGTCCTGGGCTAGTGCCCACGGGCCCCCAGAAGGAGTTTCGGGGAGCAGCCTGCTCTCAGCTGCAGTGGGATCCAGTCGTGCTTTCCGTGGCATCACAGGCCTGCTATGCCCACCTTGTGTCCCTGGGCCTTTGGGACCACTGAGCTGCACTGGGGTCTCTGAATCTCCATCCGACCAAGGGGGTGAAGGCTGAGGCTGGTCAGGGCTGAGGCTCTCTCTTCTACCCTTCCAGGGTGGGCTGGGTGCCACGTCTGGCCAGGCCCAGTGCCTTGTGGATCAGGGCAGGCAGTTGGGAAATactgggcagagggcaggccgTGGCCCCAGCTGTCTGCCCTCCTGGGAGCCCCTCTCTCCCCAGGAGCCGGGGGCAAAAGTCTCAGTTGTGGGCCAGGCCCCTGGCAGACACTGAGAACCGTGCGGGGTAGATAGGGTTGCCGCGAGGCTCTGTGCCGTAGAGCCAGGACACGGCCCCCGGGGAGTGTGCTGCGCCCCAAGGGCCGACCCCTGAATCGTGGCTCTGCTGCTCCAGGTGATACCGGCGCCAGCATCATCGAGGTGTCGAAGGAGGCCCGGAAGCGGTTCTTGGGCCCTCTGCACCCCTCCTTCAACCTGGTGAAGACCATCCGTGGCTGCCTGGTGAAAATCCTGCCCGCCGACAGCCACGAGCGGGCCAGCGGCCGCCTGGGCATCTCCCTGACCCGTGTCTCCGACGGCGAGAACGTCATCATAAGCCGCTTCACCGCCAGGGAGGAGCTCATCCAGGTGGGTGCCAGGGTGCCACGCtgcgggcgcggggcgggggagCCGCGGCCCCGCTCACCGCCCCCTCCCTGTCCCGTAGGCCAACGTCTGCAGCACCTTCATTCCCGTGTACTGTGGCCTCATTCCACCTGCCCTCCAGGGTGAGGTAAGCGCCCCGGTCTTGGAGGAGGACCGGGGCGGCGCGGTGTGTGGGCGGTGGGACGAGGGGGCGGGAACGCCATCTGAGCCCCCGCCCTCCTGCCGTGCCCGTTGCCTCACTGCGCCGGAGTTGCTCAAGAGCCGGGCCAGCCCTGCTCAGAGGCGTATTTCCTGTGGCTGTCCCCACCCTGCCTCTGGCCATCCGCTCTGCGGCCAGTGCCCAGCAGATGGAAGGGCCAAATGAAAAGGCCCCCGGGGGAACCCGAGGTGGCTCGGGGCGCGCCTGCGGCTCCCTTGCAGGCCCCTCACCGCGGGACCCTGCGTCCCACCACAGCGCTACGTGGACGGTGGCATCTCAGACAACCTGCCTCTCTACGAACTCAAGAACACCATCACCGTGTCCCCCTTCTCGGGCGAGAGCGACATCTGCCCGCAGGACAGCTCCACCAACATCCACGAGCTCCGCGTCACCAACACCAGCATCCAGTTCAGCCTGCGCAACCTCTACCGCCTCTCCAAGGCCCTGTTCCCGCCCGAGCCCCTGGTGAGCCCTGTCCTCCTTGCCGGGCACCTGGCACCATGCCTGGGGGGCCTCTGCTGGCTACAGCCTGCACAACCTCTCCAGCCTCTGTCCGACCTGGGTCTGGTCCCAGGTCCAGTTAGCTGGTGGTGGGGGGGCGGAGTTTGCAGGGACACCAGGGACCCTGTGGGGCAGAACAGGGCTCTCCTGCCCACCCCAGTGTCTGCACCCCCTGCCTCAGGTGCTTCGAGAGATGTGCAAGCAGGGTTACAGGGATGGCCTGCGCTTCCTGCGGCGGAACGGTGCGTAGCGGCTGCCCCTTCCGCCCCGGGGGGTGGGCGCTGCACGGCTGTGCCCTGGGGGCCAGCCGGCCTCGGTGCACTGATGGCCTGTCTGGTCCTCCCGGCCCAGGCCTCCTGAACCGGCCCAACCCCTTGCTGGCGCTGCCTCCCGCCTGCCCCCGTGCCCCCGAGGAGGAAGATGCCCCGAAGGCCGAGGTGGCCGAGGAGAGGGCCGGAGCCAAGGAGCCCTTGCAGCTGCCCGCGAGTGATAGCATCCTGGAGCACCTGCCCTCGAGGCTCAACGACGGTGGGTGGGGCGGGCGGGTGGCGTCAAGGAGGGGGGCCCTGGCTGCAGCTCCCTGACTGACCTGCCACCCCACCCACAGCCCTGCTGGAGGCCTGCATGGAGCCCACGGACCTGCTGAGCACCCTGTCCAACCTGCTGCCCGTGCGTCTGGCCACAGCCATGATGGTGCCCTACACGCTGCCGCTGGAGAGCGCCGTGTCCTTCACCGTCCGGTGCGGGCCGGGGGAGGGCCCTTGGGACCCCCCGAGTCGTGGGCGCCCCAGGGAAGACAGCAGCAGGTGGTTGAAGGGGCCGCAGGCAGGCCCGTCGGGGCGGGCTGGGTGGGCGTGGGTGTGAGCTCCAGGCCACAGCCCCTGAGGCCGTGCCCTGGGCCCCGCCCCAGCTTGCTGGAGTGGCTGCCCGACGTCCCGGAGGACATCCGGTGGATAAAGGAGCAGACAGGCAGTATCTG comes from the Phacochoerus africanus isolate WHEZ1 chromosome 4, ROS_Pafr_v1, whole genome shotgun sequence genome and includes:
- the PNPLA2 gene encoding patatin-like phospholipase domain-containing protein 2 isoform X2 produces the protein MFPKETTWNISFAGCGFLGVYHVGVASCLREHAPFLVANAKHIYGASAGALVATALVTGVCLGDTGASIIEVSKEARKRFLGPLHPSFNLVKTIRGCLVKILPADSHERASGRLGISLTRVSDGENVIISRFTAREELIQANVCSTFIPVYCGLIPPALQGERYVDGGISDNLPLYELKNTITVSPFSGESDICPQDSSTNIHELRVTNTSIQFSLRNLYRLSKALFPPEPLVLREMCKQGYRDGLRFLRRNGLLNRPNPLLALPPACPRAPEEEDAPKAEVAEERAGAKEPLQLPASDSILEHLPSRLNDALLEACMEPTDLLSTLSNLLPVRLATAMMVPYTLPLESAVSFTVRLLEWLPDVPEDIRWIKEQTGSICQYLVMRAKRKLGRHLPSRLTEQVELRRSQSLPSVPLSCAAYGGALPSWMRNSLSLGDVLAKWEERQRQLLLGLFCTNTAFPPDALRMLTPAGPAPAPSQHPPGSPPC
- the PNPLA2 gene encoding patatin-like phospholipase domain-containing protein 2 isoform X1; this translates as MFPKETTWNISFAGCGFLGVYHVGVASCLREHAPFLVANAKHIYGASAGALVATALVTGVCLGDTGASIIEVSKEARKRFLGPLHPSFNLVKTIRGCLVKILPADSHERASGRLGISLTRVSDGENVIISRFTAREELIQANVCSTFIPVYCGLIPPALQGERYVDGGISDNLPLYELKNTITVSPFSGESDICPQDSSTNIHELRVTNTSIQFSLRNLYRLSKALFPPEPLVLREMCKQGYRDGLRFLRRNGLLNRPNPLLALPPACPRAPEEEDAPKAEVAEERAGAKEPLQLPASDSILEHLPSRLNDALLEACMEPTDLLSTLSNLLPVRLATAMMVPYTLPLESAVSFTVRCGPGEGPWDPPSRGRPREDSSSLLEWLPDVPEDIRWIKEQTGSICQYLVMRAKRKLGRHLPSRLTEQVELRRSQSLPSVPLSCAAYGGALPSWMRNSLSLGDVLAKWEERQRQLLLGLFCTNTAFPPDALRMLTPAGPAPAPSQHPPGSPPC